One window of Triplophysa rosa linkage group LG10, Trosa_1v2, whole genome shotgun sequence genomic DNA carries:
- the ttbk2a gene encoding tau-tubulin kinase 2 isoform X1 — translation MSAGLEQTDILSTGIVVKERWKVVKKIGGGGFGEIYEALDLTNRTSMALKAESAQQPKQVLKMEVAVLKKLQGKDHVCRFFGCGRNDRFNYVVMELQGRNLADLRRSMNRGTFTVSTTLRLGVQILEAIESIHSVGFLHRDIKPSNFAMGRFPNTCRTCYMLDFGLARQFTNSCQEVRPPRPVAGFRGTVRYASINAHKNKEMGRHDDLWSLFYMLVEFLVGQLPWRKIKDKEQVGKLKDTYDHRLMLKHLPPEFSVFLDHISNLDYFTKPDYQQLRTVFEKSMRTYNVVENDPYDWERMSSDSPMTIITAANTPQHHTRLTPAQMGIVNASLVPGDLLKENTDEVLQDEQLSDGYNARPENLPGSPNHPLGHQETDVWEDLDRNRNRICSPVWKMGTEEEHSNQGNQSPHAGPSIGSPVRVRSEVVPSDRDTPLLRKLRNIHSFELEKRLTLETKPNTERFVEACKQPPAPVKESDGNGVPSLANGNQGEHVWHYDEEFRLNDGSPKPASLASLELGDGAANSGFVALNLSSGLQDVELRDWVIVEKGSDLQDFRDAVGSSPGLEAKVSSSPSGECEEEPEVLQPMDESPDKESSPSLVQGDILTPHTSQDPIRMDRLELSVVPTAGGPPVTPTSPGEALVEGALTQLPTSPATQLEELVARTCSPLHLRSPSPHTFLTTLSDPLHQRAPPGMHCRQSADHQHHPSSSTSSCHASLPLPSQACTVCSPGRRKLPAIPAAAANTKFPSVIRITRAQLQQLTAQRPSVLSSQSASESAPLDRQDVDNGNNEIHPQENTADINSLQELTPLQPTRPSNGEGDVLLNGNGIQKPSSPVTILVPSPCTPPSPRRPVLMNGCHTPPLSAQRDANDPKEPYSYFLHNQCSLEEGKDGVSNRNGCPTPSPPASTPNRRHSRIPVLESFSLLDPPPGSAKEKLLQKRVHHIPISPSASPSLSSERRVIVAAMQRDQLSSASSERSQDDESDRQGDDAPSLSSSSSPLLRRSKIPRPVTPTSATETVTAHFLPRPPPGKPPNRSTLDGRPRRYRIHASSTSDPELLTCLAQLMNASSPRGSPHHICSSPQHTGTKHMFVSPTNALHILHQRSSSASPRSSSSLQRSVSSSPSRHEHRWGYMGRSRSPPSFSGSPPIRRIQEGCCGHQARSATVHTQRGKAGSHEVRCSSKLSR, via the exons GAGCAGACAGACATCCTGTCTACGGGCATCGTGGTGAAGGAACGATGGAAAGTA GTGAAAAAAATTGGTGGTGGTGGCTTTGGAGAGATCTACGAGGCTCTGGACTTAACGAATCGGACCAGCATGGCTCTGAAAGCAGAGTCAGCCCAACAGCCCAAGCAAGTTCTGAAGATGGAGGTGGCGGTGCTAAAGAAACTTCAAG GAAAAGATCACGTTTGTCGGTTTTTTGGATGTGGCCGCAATGATCGCTTCAATTATGTTGTCATGGAGCTTCAG GGTCGTAATTTAGCAGACCTGAGGAGGAGTATGAACCGCGGTACTTTCACAGTCAGCACTACTCTCAGACTGGGTGTGCAGATACTGGAGGCTATTGAGAGCATCCACTCAGTGGGCTTTTTACACCGTGACATAAAACCG TCCAACTTTGCCATGGGCCGCTTCCCTAACACATGTCGCACTTGCTACATGTTAGACTTTGGTTTGGCTCGGCAATTTACTAACTCCTGTCAAGAAGTCAGACCG CCCCGCCCTGTTGCTGGTTTTAGGGGAACGGTACGTTACGCCTCGATCAACGCTCACAAGAACAAG GAAATGGGAAGACATGATGACTTGTGGTCTCTGTTCTACATGCTGGTGGAGTTTTTGGTCGGGCAGCTACCCTGGAGGAAGATTAAGGACAAG gaGCAAGTGGGGAAGTTAAAAGATACATATGATCATCGGCTCATGCTCAAACATCTGCCCCCGGAGTTTAGTGTCTTTCTGGACCACATCAGCAATCTGGACTATTTCACCAAACCAGACTATCAG CAACTGAGGACTGTTTTTGAGAAGAGCATGAGAACTTACAACGTAGTGGAGAATGACCCCTATGACTGGGAAAGGATGAGCTCAGATAGCCCAATGACAATCATCACAGCGGCTAACACCCCACAGCACCACACACGCCTCACGCCAGCTCAGATGGG CATTGTGAATGCCTCCTTGGTGCCTGGAGATCTTCTGAAAGAGAACACAGATGAAGTTCTCCAGGACGAGCAGCTCAGTGATGGATATAATGCCCGCCCTGAGAACCTACCTGGATCTCCAAACCATCCTCTCGGGCACCAGGAAACCGATGTATGGGAGGACCTGGACCGTAATCGTAACCGAATCTGTTCTCCAGTCTGGAAG ATGGGAACAGAAGAGGAGCATAGTAACCAAGGAAATCAGAGCCCCCATGCAGGACCCAGCATCGGTTCTCCGGTGCGAGTCCGCTCAGAGGTGGTGCCTTCAGACAGAGACACTCCTCTTCTGAGGAAACTGCGCAATATCCATAGTTTTGAGCTGGAGAAGAGACTAACTTTGGAGACCAAACCCAACACAGAGCGCTTTGTGGAGGCCTG TAAGCAGCCACCTGCTCCAGTGAAGGAAAGCGATGGTAATGGTGTCCCTAGCTTGGCTAACGGAAATCAAGGAGAGCATGTTTGGCACTACGACGAGGAATTCCGCTTGAATGATGGCTCACCCAAGCCTGCCTCCCTGGCGTCTCTTGAGCTCGGCGACGGCGCTGCTAACAGCGGCTTTGTAGCTCTAAACCTGAGCTCAGGGTTACAGGATGTCGAGTTGCGTGACTGGGTGATTGTGGAGAAGGGCTCTGATCTGCAGGACTTCAGAGATGCAGTTGGAAGCAGCCCCGGTCTGGAGGCCAAAGTCAGTAGTAGCCCATCAGGTGAATGTGAAGAGGAGCCAGAGGTTTTGCAGCCAATGGATGAATCACCGGATAAAGAGTCAAGTCCTAGTCTAGTACAAGGAGACATCCTAACACCTCATACCAGCCAGGACCCAATAAGAATGGACCGGTTGGAACTGAGTGTAGTTCCTACAGCAGGTGGACCTCCTGTTACCCCCACCAGCCCTGGTGAGGCACTGGTTGAAGGAGCGCTCACACAG CTGCCCACTTCTCCTGCAACCCAACTTGAGGAGCTTGTGGCTAGGACGTGCAGCCCCCTGCACCTGCGCTCCCCCAGCCCGCACACCTTCCTGACCACCCTGTCGGACCCCCTGCACCAGCGTGCCCCACCCGGGATGCACTGCAGACAGTCTGCAGACCACCAACACCACCCTTCCTCCTCCACCTCTTCGTGCCACGCCTCGCTGCCATTGCCCTCCCAGGCCTGCACCGTCTGTTCACCTGGACGCAGGAAACTTCCTGCCATTCCAGCAGCAGCTGCAAATACCAAGTTCCCCTCAGTCATTCGAATCACCCGCGCTCAGCTTCAACAG ttaACTGCTCAGCGGCCCTCTGTGCTGTCCTCCCAGTCTGCATCTGAGAGTGCTCCCCTGGATAGACAGGATGTTGATAATGGTAACAATGAGATCCATCCACAAGAGAACACAGCAGACATCAACTCTCTGCAGGAACTGACCCCTCTCCAACCCACCAGGCCCTCAAATGGTGAAGGGGATGTTTTACTAAATGGTAATGGCATTCAGAAACCTTCCAGCCCAGTAACGATTCTGGTGCCATCTCCATGCACACCTCCTTCTCCACGTAGGCCAGTTTTGATGAACGGCTGTCATACACCTCCTTTAAGTGCTCAGAGAGACGCCAATGATCCAAAAGAGCCCTATAGTTATTTTCTTCACAACCAGTGCTCGCTGGAGGAGGGCAAAGATGGTGTTTCCAACAGAAATGGCTGTCCTACTCCCTCGCCTCCCGCCTCCACTCCAAATCGTCGACACAGTCGTATTCCAGTGCTGGAATCTTTTAGCCTTCTAGACCCACCACCAGGATCTGCTAAAGAGAAATTGCTGCAGAAGAGAGTTCACCACATCCCCATTTCACCTTCCGCCTCGCCCTCATTATCCTCAGAGAGGCGGGTTATCGTGGCTGCCATGCAGCGGGATCAGCTCTCCTCCGCCTCTTCTGAACGCTCTCAGGATGACGAGTCCGACCGCCAGGGGGATGATGCTCCCTCACTGTCCTCCTCCTCCAGCCCTCTTTTACGTAGAAGCAAGATCCCACGCCCTGTCACACCCACAAGTGCTACGGAAACTGTTACGGCACACTTTCTGCCCCGGCCACCTCCAGGAAAACCACCCAACCGCTCCACTTTGGATGGGAG GCCTCGGCGTTACAGGATTCATGCCAGCAGCACCAGTGACCCAGAACTGCTGACTTGTCTGGCACAGCTAATGAATGCCAGTTCACCCCGCGGCTCTCCACACCACATCTGTTCCTCGCCACAACACACGGGTACGAAACACATGTTTGTCAGTCCCACCAATGCTCTTCACATCCTCCACCAACGCAGCTCTAGCGCCTCTCCCCGCAGCTCCTCCTCACTACAGCGCTCCGTAAGCTCCTCCCCGTCCCGCCACGAGCACCGCTGGGGCTATATGGGCCGTAGCCGCTCTCCTCCCAGTTTTTCGGGATCACCTCCTATACGCCGCATACAGGAAGGATGCTGTGGCCATCAGGCCCGCTCCGCTACTGTACACACCCAGCGGGGAAAGGCCGGCAGCCATGAGGTCAGGTGCTCCAGCAAGCTGAGCAGATGA
- the ttbk2a gene encoding tau-tubulin kinase 2 isoform X2, with amino-acid sequence MSAGLEQTDILSTGIVVKERWKVVKKIGGGGFGEIYEALDLTNRTSMALKAESAQQPKQVLKMEVAVLKKLQGKDHVCRFFGCGRNDRFNYVVMELQGRNLADLRRSMNRGTFTVSTTLRLGVQILEAIESIHSVGFLHRDIKPSNFAMGRFPNTCRTCYMLDFGLARQFTNSCQEVRPPRPVAGFRGTVRYASINAHKNKEMGRHDDLWSLFYMLVEFLVGQLPWRKIKDKEQVGKLKDTYDHRLMLKHLPPEFSVFLDHISNLDYFTKPDYQQLRTVFEKSMRTYNVVENDPYDWERMSSDSPMTIITAANTPQHHTRLTPAQMGIVNASLVPGDLLKENTDEVLQDEQLSDGYNARPENLPGSPNHPLGHQETDVWEDLDRNRNRICSPVWKMGTEEEHSNQGNQSPHAGPSIGSPVRVRSEVVPSDRDTPLLRKLRNIHSFELEKRLTLETKPNTERFVEACKQPPAPVKESDGNGVPSLANGNQGEHVWHYDEEFRLNDGSPKPASLASLELGDGAANSGFVALNLSSGLQDVELRDWVIVEKGSDLQDFRDAVGSSPGLEAKVSSSPSGECEEEPEVLQPMDESPDKESSPSLVQGDILTPHTSQDPIRMDRLELSVVPTAGGPPVTPTSPGEALVEGALTQLTAQRPSVLSSQSASESAPLDRQDVDNGNNEIHPQENTADINSLQELTPLQPTRPSNGEGDVLLNGNGIQKPSSPVTILVPSPCTPPSPRRPVLMNGCHTPPLSAQRDANDPKEPYSYFLHNQCSLEEGKDGVSNRNGCPTPSPPASTPNRRHSRIPVLESFSLLDPPPGSAKEKLLQKRVHHIPISPSASPSLSSERRVIVAAMQRDQLSSASSERSQDDESDRQGDDAPSLSSSSSPLLRRSKIPRPVTPTSATETVTAHFLPRPPPGKPPNRSTLDGRPRRYRIHASSTSDPELLTCLAQLMNASSPRGSPHHICSSPQHTGTKHMFVSPTNALHILHQRSSSASPRSSSSLQRSVSSSPSRHEHRWGYMGRSRSPPSFSGSPPIRRIQEGCCGHQARSATVHTQRGKAGSHEVRCSSKLSR; translated from the exons GAGCAGACAGACATCCTGTCTACGGGCATCGTGGTGAAGGAACGATGGAAAGTA GTGAAAAAAATTGGTGGTGGTGGCTTTGGAGAGATCTACGAGGCTCTGGACTTAACGAATCGGACCAGCATGGCTCTGAAAGCAGAGTCAGCCCAACAGCCCAAGCAAGTTCTGAAGATGGAGGTGGCGGTGCTAAAGAAACTTCAAG GAAAAGATCACGTTTGTCGGTTTTTTGGATGTGGCCGCAATGATCGCTTCAATTATGTTGTCATGGAGCTTCAG GGTCGTAATTTAGCAGACCTGAGGAGGAGTATGAACCGCGGTACTTTCACAGTCAGCACTACTCTCAGACTGGGTGTGCAGATACTGGAGGCTATTGAGAGCATCCACTCAGTGGGCTTTTTACACCGTGACATAAAACCG TCCAACTTTGCCATGGGCCGCTTCCCTAACACATGTCGCACTTGCTACATGTTAGACTTTGGTTTGGCTCGGCAATTTACTAACTCCTGTCAAGAAGTCAGACCG CCCCGCCCTGTTGCTGGTTTTAGGGGAACGGTACGTTACGCCTCGATCAACGCTCACAAGAACAAG GAAATGGGAAGACATGATGACTTGTGGTCTCTGTTCTACATGCTGGTGGAGTTTTTGGTCGGGCAGCTACCCTGGAGGAAGATTAAGGACAAG gaGCAAGTGGGGAAGTTAAAAGATACATATGATCATCGGCTCATGCTCAAACATCTGCCCCCGGAGTTTAGTGTCTTTCTGGACCACATCAGCAATCTGGACTATTTCACCAAACCAGACTATCAG CAACTGAGGACTGTTTTTGAGAAGAGCATGAGAACTTACAACGTAGTGGAGAATGACCCCTATGACTGGGAAAGGATGAGCTCAGATAGCCCAATGACAATCATCACAGCGGCTAACACCCCACAGCACCACACACGCCTCACGCCAGCTCAGATGGG CATTGTGAATGCCTCCTTGGTGCCTGGAGATCTTCTGAAAGAGAACACAGATGAAGTTCTCCAGGACGAGCAGCTCAGTGATGGATATAATGCCCGCCCTGAGAACCTACCTGGATCTCCAAACCATCCTCTCGGGCACCAGGAAACCGATGTATGGGAGGACCTGGACCGTAATCGTAACCGAATCTGTTCTCCAGTCTGGAAG ATGGGAACAGAAGAGGAGCATAGTAACCAAGGAAATCAGAGCCCCCATGCAGGACCCAGCATCGGTTCTCCGGTGCGAGTCCGCTCAGAGGTGGTGCCTTCAGACAGAGACACTCCTCTTCTGAGGAAACTGCGCAATATCCATAGTTTTGAGCTGGAGAAGAGACTAACTTTGGAGACCAAACCCAACACAGAGCGCTTTGTGGAGGCCTG TAAGCAGCCACCTGCTCCAGTGAAGGAAAGCGATGGTAATGGTGTCCCTAGCTTGGCTAACGGAAATCAAGGAGAGCATGTTTGGCACTACGACGAGGAATTCCGCTTGAATGATGGCTCACCCAAGCCTGCCTCCCTGGCGTCTCTTGAGCTCGGCGACGGCGCTGCTAACAGCGGCTTTGTAGCTCTAAACCTGAGCTCAGGGTTACAGGATGTCGAGTTGCGTGACTGGGTGATTGTGGAGAAGGGCTCTGATCTGCAGGACTTCAGAGATGCAGTTGGAAGCAGCCCCGGTCTGGAGGCCAAAGTCAGTAGTAGCCCATCAGGTGAATGTGAAGAGGAGCCAGAGGTTTTGCAGCCAATGGATGAATCACCGGATAAAGAGTCAAGTCCTAGTCTAGTACAAGGAGACATCCTAACACCTCATACCAGCCAGGACCCAATAAGAATGGACCGGTTGGAACTGAGTGTAGTTCCTACAGCAGGTGGACCTCCTGTTACCCCCACCAGCCCTGGTGAGGCACTGGTTGAAGGAGCGCTCACACAG ttaACTGCTCAGCGGCCCTCTGTGCTGTCCTCCCAGTCTGCATCTGAGAGTGCTCCCCTGGATAGACAGGATGTTGATAATGGTAACAATGAGATCCATCCACAAGAGAACACAGCAGACATCAACTCTCTGCAGGAACTGACCCCTCTCCAACCCACCAGGCCCTCAAATGGTGAAGGGGATGTTTTACTAAATGGTAATGGCATTCAGAAACCTTCCAGCCCAGTAACGATTCTGGTGCCATCTCCATGCACACCTCCTTCTCCACGTAGGCCAGTTTTGATGAACGGCTGTCATACACCTCCTTTAAGTGCTCAGAGAGACGCCAATGATCCAAAAGAGCCCTATAGTTATTTTCTTCACAACCAGTGCTCGCTGGAGGAGGGCAAAGATGGTGTTTCCAACAGAAATGGCTGTCCTACTCCCTCGCCTCCCGCCTCCACTCCAAATCGTCGACACAGTCGTATTCCAGTGCTGGAATCTTTTAGCCTTCTAGACCCACCACCAGGATCTGCTAAAGAGAAATTGCTGCAGAAGAGAGTTCACCACATCCCCATTTCACCTTCCGCCTCGCCCTCATTATCCTCAGAGAGGCGGGTTATCGTGGCTGCCATGCAGCGGGATCAGCTCTCCTCCGCCTCTTCTGAACGCTCTCAGGATGACGAGTCCGACCGCCAGGGGGATGATGCTCCCTCACTGTCCTCCTCCTCCAGCCCTCTTTTACGTAGAAGCAAGATCCCACGCCCTGTCACACCCACAAGTGCTACGGAAACTGTTACGGCACACTTTCTGCCCCGGCCACCTCCAGGAAAACCACCCAACCGCTCCACTTTGGATGGGAG GCCTCGGCGTTACAGGATTCATGCCAGCAGCACCAGTGACCCAGAACTGCTGACTTGTCTGGCACAGCTAATGAATGCCAGTTCACCCCGCGGCTCTCCACACCACATCTGTTCCTCGCCACAACACACGGGTACGAAACACATGTTTGTCAGTCCCACCAATGCTCTTCACATCCTCCACCAACGCAGCTCTAGCGCCTCTCCCCGCAGCTCCTCCTCACTACAGCGCTCCGTAAGCTCCTCCCCGTCCCGCCACGAGCACCGCTGGGGCTATATGGGCCGTAGCCGCTCTCCTCCCAGTTTTTCGGGATCACCTCCTATACGCCGCATACAGGAAGGATGCTGTGGCCATCAGGCCCGCTCCGCTACTGTACACACCCAGCGGGGAAAGGCCGGCAGCCATGAGGTCAGGTGCTCCAGCAAGCTGAGCAGATGA
- the tmed8 gene encoding protein TMED8, whose amino-acid sequence MEKLETSELQSRLSSLSVSSFPGITSKNCEANSLDRLKSTDLSQTVIQPDNQPKMDDNSNNRESPQSTEEPIASLGKAGGGGSLESTASGGTSHSEEKKALPPLKPASTWTTLSLKELKAKMRQEKDSVVNVYRGDVMTVHVPTVPEAKRVCWEFATDGYDIGFGVYFDWSPVTSRAITVHISESSDDEDEDDELGEGPVVPGDVEKGSKAVANSNLGEILPVYRQDSHLAVQGGSHEFPGDGTYLLKFDNSYSLWRNKTLYYRVYYSA is encoded by the exons ATGGAGAAACTAGAGACATCAGAGCTCCAGTCTAGGCTGTCGTCACTGTCTGTGTCTTCTTTTCCTGGTATAACTTCAAAAAACTGTGAAGCAAACTCTTTAGACAG actTAAAAGCACAGACCTTTCACAGACAGTAATCCAACCGGATAACCAACCCAAAATGGATGATAATAGCAATAACAGAGAATCCCCACAATCTACAGAG GAGCCCATAGCATCTCTGGGGAAGGCAGGTGGAGGTGGTTCACTTGAGAGCACTGCCAGTGGAGGGACCTCGCACTCTGAGGAGAAAAAAG CTCTTCCACCGTTGAAACCAGCATCCACATGGACAACTCTGTCCCTGAAGGAGCTTAAAGCTAAGATGCGTCAAGAGAAAGACAGCGTGGTGAATGTCTATCGTGGTGACGTTATGACCGTCCACGTGCCTACAGTTCCTGAGGCCAAGCGTGTGTGCTGGGAGTTTGCCACAGATGGCTATGACATCGGTTTTGGGGTCTACTTTGACTGGTCACCGGTCACCAGCCGAGCTATTACTGTCCACATAAGTGAATCCAGCGACGAtgaggatgaagatgatgaaCTGGGAGAAG GCCCTGTTGTTCCTGGAGATGTAGAGAAGGGCTCTAAGGCAGTTGCCAACTCGAACTTGGGAGAGATCCTGCCTGTTTACCGCCAGGACAGTCATCTGGCAGTGCAGGGTGGCAGCCATGAATTTCCAGGAGATGGCACATACTTACTGAAGTTCGACAACTCCTACTCGCTCTGGAGGAACAAGACTCTGTATTACAGAGTTTACTACAGTGCCTGA
- the zgc:163014 gene encoding rab9 effector protein with kelch motifs, with the protein MGKVNFYAIWSLREAPRQFIRNVNRMMYQVQMPLPLPKQLIVFGLGEWSCFSSDTDITVEVQLGPEVKSQIIGTLLPHSRCLIWHGVWNPELLAEATQRGRRGVYAKVVLSVSGQVKTSFISSTPRVTRKRLVLNHSSNPSSTLLSSGESHDITRRSPPEGSVSCVELEKSKVETQDYTLANVQGVWPMDKTPRRTVIGIKGYIWSSEEPESPPDSRRISSPKKHKLCKMPAVDFEETAVKHIKSCRADRPSKRWSHAMCLSDPDTAILIGGEADDQASCKDSLWKLEIDSDFWFPMNTSTSEVNPPSSRGHSATFDPESKVVYVYGGLRDGQRYSDIYVLDTITWKWKLVTAKGNIPSLAYHSANVYKRELYVFGGVLPSRCSEGKVCSNALYIFNPEHGLWYQPIVEGDRPLPRFGHTTTLLSDKLIIFGGRKTAAYLNDLHILDLGFMEYNAVKYENMPPLARGFHAALPVSDNRVLISGGCSAIGVLQDLHLFNTDTNSWTSVVSPWLCSKPRAGHSLNSLGCTKPLPSDQKNARNHRHISPSQQCTILVFGGSDCSGTIYNDTFKCTVELPI; encoded by the exons ATGGGGAAAGTGAACTTTTATGCCATTTGGTCCTTGCGTGAAGCACCTCGGCAATTTATACG AAATGTTAACCGCATGATGTACCAGGTTCAGATGCCATTGCCTTTACCCAAACAGCTGATAGTGTTTGGGTTAGGGGAATGGTCATGCTTCTCCAGTGATACTGATATCACTGTGGAGGTTCAGCTGGGTCCTGAGGTCAAATCACAGATCATTGGGACGCTTTTACCGCACTCTAG GTGTCTAATTTGGCATGGAGTTTGGAATCCTGAACTTCTCGCTGAGGCCACACAGAGAGGGAGGAGAGGAGTTTACGCCAAAGTGGTGCTTAGCGTCAGTGGACAG GTGAAAACCAGTTTTATCAGCAGCACTCCACGGGTGACAAGAAAACGGCTAGTGCTGAACCACTCGTCCAATCCATCCAGCACTCTTCTTAGTAGCGGAGAAAGTCATGAT ATTACCCGGAGATCACCTCCTGAGGGAAGCGTCAGCTGTGTGGAGCTGGAAAAAAGCAAAGTGGAGACGCAGGATTACACACTGGCCAATGTTCAGGGTGTGTGGCCAATG GATAAAACTCCAAGACGCACAGTCATAGGGATAAAGGGGTACATATGGAGCTCTGAAGAACCGGAAAGCCCTCCGGATTCAAGGCGAATTTCAAGCCCTAAAAAGCACAAACTGTGTAAAATGCCTGCAGTCGATTTCGAAGAGACGGCCGTCAAACATATCAAGAGTTGCAGGGCTG ATCGTCCGTCGAAACGATGGAGCCACGCAATGTGTTTGAGTGATCCAGACACAGCAATTCTGATTGGTGGAGAGGCTGATGACCAGGCCAGTTGTAAAGACTCTCTATGGAAATTAGAGATTG ATAGTGATTTTTGGTTCCCCATGAATACCTCGACATCTGAGGTCAACCCACCTAGCTCTCGAGGTCACTCGGCAACCTTCGATCCAGAGTCTAAAGTTGTCTATGTGTATGGAGGTTTGAGGGATGGCCAGCGCTACAGTGATATATATGTGCTGGACACCATAACGTGGAAATGGAAGCTTGTTACT GCAAAGGGAAATATCCCGTCATTGGCATACCACAGTGCCAATGTTTATAAGAGAGAGCTGTATGTATTTGGAGGGGTGCTGCCCAGCCGATGCTCTGAAGGCAAGGTTTGCAGTAATGCGTTATACATCTTCAACCCTGAACACGGTCTGTGGTATCAACCAATTGTGGAGGGTGACCGTCCTTTGCCCAGGTTTGG GCACACCACCACGCTGCTGTCTGATAAGCTTATTATTTTTGGTGGGAGAAAAACTGCAGCTTACCTTAATGATCTTCACATCCTGGATCTTG GTTTCATGGAATATAATGCTGTGAAGTATGAGAACATGCCACCATTGGCCCGTGG GTTTCACGCTGCTCTGCCCGTGTCTGACAACAGGGTGCTGATCAGCGGAGGCTGCAGTGCTATAGGGGTCTTACAGGACCTCCATCTCTTTAATACAG ACACCAACTCGTGGACATCAGTGGTTTCCCCGTGGCTGTGCTCTAAGCCTCGTGCAGGTCATAGTCTCAATAGCCTGGGTTGTACAAAGCCTTTACCTTCAGACCAGAAGAATGCAAGGAACCATCGTCATATCAGCCCGTCTCAGCAGTGCACCATTCTAGTGTTTGGAGGATCAGATTGTTCTGGAACAATTTACAATGACACTTTCAAATGCACGGTTGAACTCCCTATTTAG
- the gstz1 gene encoding maleylacetoacetate isomerase isoform X1: MSASSARFIKPVLHGYFRSSCSWRVRIAFALKGIEYEQAPVNLIKDGGQQLTDQFKALNPMQQVPAVTIDGITLSQSLAIIQYIEETRAGPHLLPADPKQRAQVRIICDIITSGIQPLQNLYVLQKIGGEKMQWAQHFINRGFEALEPILKQTAGTYCVGNEISMADICLVPQVYNAERFKVDMSPFPTIRRLNQTLMEIEAFKVSHPSCQPDTPDDMRR; the protein is encoded by the exons ATGAGTGCATCATCTGCACGTTTTATTAAG CCTGTTCTTCATGGGTACTTCAGAAGTTCTTGCTCTTGGAGAGTCCGGATAG CCTTTGCATTGAAAGGCATTGAGTATGAGCAAGCACCAGTAAATCTTATCAAGGATGGTGGGCAACAG CTCACAGATCAATTTAAAGCATTAAATCCAATGCAGCAAGTGCCTGCAGTCACCATTGATGGCATCACTTTATCTCAGTCG TTGGCTATTATCCAGTACATTGAGGAAACTCGGGCAGGGCCCCACCTCCTACCTGCAGACCCAAAGCAGCGTGCTCAGGTCCGAATtatctgtgacatcatcacctCTGGGATTCAGCCCCTCCAA AATCTGTATGTGCTTCAAAAAATTGGTGGAGAAAAGATGCAGTGGGCCCAACATTTTATCAATAGAGGATTTGAAG CACTAGAGCCAATCCTGAAGCAGACAGCTGGAACATACTGTGTAGGAAATGAG ATATCCATGGCAGATATTTGCCTTGTGCCCCAAGTCTACAATGCTGAAAG GTTCAAGGTGGACATGAGCCCTTTCCCTACTATCAGGAGGTTAAACCAGACCTTAATGGAAATTGAAGCCTTTAAAGTGAGTCATCCATCATGTCAGCCAGACACTCCTGATGACATGCGACGATAA
- the gstz1 gene encoding maleylacetoacetate isomerase isoform X2, protein MATQTKPVLHGYFRSSCSWRVRIAFALKGIEYEQAPVNLIKDGGQQLTDQFKALNPMQQVPAVTIDGITLSQSLAIIQYIEETRAGPHLLPADPKQRAQVRIICDIITSGIQPLQNLYVLQKIGGEKMQWAQHFINRGFEALEPILKQTAGTYCVGNEISMADICLVPQVYNAERFKVDMSPFPTIRRLNQTLMEIEAFKVSHPSCQPDTPDDMRR, encoded by the exons ATGGCGACCCAAACCAAG CCTGTTCTTCATGGGTACTTCAGAAGTTCTTGCTCTTGGAGAGTCCGGATAG CCTTTGCATTGAAAGGCATTGAGTATGAGCAAGCACCAGTAAATCTTATCAAGGATGGTGGGCAACAG CTCACAGATCAATTTAAAGCATTAAATCCAATGCAGCAAGTGCCTGCAGTCACCATTGATGGCATCACTTTATCTCAGTCG TTGGCTATTATCCAGTACATTGAGGAAACTCGGGCAGGGCCCCACCTCCTACCTGCAGACCCAAAGCAGCGTGCTCAGGTCCGAATtatctgtgacatcatcacctCTGGGATTCAGCCCCTCCAA AATCTGTATGTGCTTCAAAAAATTGGTGGAGAAAAGATGCAGTGGGCCCAACATTTTATCAATAGAGGATTTGAAG CACTAGAGCCAATCCTGAAGCAGACAGCTGGAACATACTGTGTAGGAAATGAG ATATCCATGGCAGATATTTGCCTTGTGCCCCAAGTCTACAATGCTGAAAG GTTCAAGGTGGACATGAGCCCTTTCCCTACTATCAGGAGGTTAAACCAGACCTTAATGGAAATTGAAGCCTTTAAAGTGAGTCATCCATCATGTCAGCCAGACACTCCTGATGACATGCGACGATAA